In Buchnera aphidicola (Macrosiphum gaurae), the following proteins share a genomic window:
- the hpt gene encoding hypoxanthine phosphoribosyltransferase, whose product MKHIIQVIITEKELDIRVRELGQEITKKYKNSKNKMILIALLRGSFVFIADLCRRIHIKHEIDFMTTSSYGRGMLSSGDVKIIKDLDEDIYNKNVLIVEDIIDSGKTLSKVLGILKLRNPKSLSICTLLDKPECREVDINVDFIGFSILENFFIVGYGIDYAQSYRHLPYIGKVVFKK is encoded by the coding sequence ATGAAACATATTATTCAAGTTATTATTACTGAAAAAGAACTTGATATTCGCGTTCGAGAATTAGGTCAAGAAATTACTAAGAAGTATAAAAATAGTAAAAATAAAATGATATTAATAGCGTTACTACGCGGTTCATTTGTTTTTATAGCAGATTTATGTCGGAGAATTCATATTAAACACGAAATAGATTTTATGACAACTTCTAGTTATGGTCGAGGAATGCTATCTAGTGGTGACGTAAAAATTATAAAAGATTTAGATGAAGACATTTATAATAAAAATGTTTTAATTGTAGAAGATATTATTGATTCAGGAAAAACTTTAAGTAAAGTATTAGGTATTTTAAAACTTAGAAATCCAAAATCATTATCAATTTGTACTCTTTTAGATAAACCTGAGTGTCGTGAAGTAGATATTAATGTTGATTTTATAGGATTCTCTATTCTAGAGAATTTTTTTATAGTAGGTTATGGTATTGATTATGCTCAATCTTATCGTCATCTACCGTATATAGGAAAAGTAGTTTTTAAAAAATAA
- the panC gene encoding pantoate--beta-alanine ligase, which translates to MYIIKKIEILHKKIILLKKTNKKIGLVPTMGNLHDGHVKLILLAKKYADIIIVSIFVNPMQFNNLSDLKNYPKTFIQDCAILKEKHVDIVFFPHIDQIYPNGIKNQTFVKVPKLSKILEGQARPGHFKGVTTIIAKFFNFIQPDFAFFGEKDYQQLLIVKILVKELNYMIKIISLPIIRLKNGLALSSRNSNLNSEENKIAPYLYKIIKETCRKIAKEKSHVRKKIINESKNLLIKKGFSIDIFNIYDSQTLKNPSKKVKKVILLASVWLGKTRLIDNKKFFLIN; encoded by the coding sequence TTGTATATTATAAAAAAAATAGAAATATTACACAAAAAAATAATACTTCTAAAAAAAACAAACAAAAAAATAGGTCTAGTTCCTACAATGGGTAATTTACATGATGGTCATGTAAAATTAATACTTTTAGCAAAAAAATATGCAGATATTATTATAGTAAGTATTTTTGTTAATCCAATGCAATTTAATAATTTATCAGATCTAAAAAATTACCCAAAAACCTTTATACAAGATTGTGCAATATTAAAAGAAAAACATGTAGATATAGTTTTTTTTCCTCATATTGATCAAATTTATCCTAATGGTATAAAAAATCAAACATTTGTTAAAGTCCCAAAATTATCTAAAATTTTAGAAGGTCAAGCACGACCAGGACATTTTAAAGGTGTAACAACAATTATTGCTAAATTCTTTAATTTTATACAACCAGATTTCGCTTTCTTTGGAGAAAAAGATTATCAGCAATTGTTAATTGTAAAAATTCTTGTAAAAGAATTAAATTATATGATAAAGATAATTAGCTTACCTATAATACGACTAAAAAATGGACTGGCTCTAAGCTCAAGAAATAGCAATTTAAATTCTGAAGAAAATAAAATAGCACCTTATTTGTATAAAATTATAAAAGAAACATGTCGAAAAATTGCAAAAGAAAAAAGTCATGTTAGAAAAAAAATCATTAATGAATCTAAAAATTTATTAATTAAAAAAGGATTTTCTATTGATATATTTAATATATACGATTCTCAAACATTAAAAAATCCATCCAAAAAAGTTAAAAAAGTGATTCTTCTAGCATCTGTATGGTTAGGAAAAACTCGTTTAATTGATAATAAGAAATTTTTTTTAATTAATTAA